Proteins from a genomic interval of Trifolium pratense cultivar HEN17-A07 linkage group LG6, ARS_RC_1.1, whole genome shotgun sequence:
- the LOC123890570 gene encoding uncharacterized protein LOC123890570, whose amino-acid sequence MIEAVGGRNAKGIVYGLSLDGRNLTRGSTSTSNRYSNYADIARGMSGEVEARLRQKIADQQQTINCILARQNKMLAAFANYANIDLDMMDLDEDDPSVGNGTRGNNGNDGTNADE is encoded by the coding sequence ATGATTGAAGCTGTTGGAGGAAGAAATGCAAAGGGCATAGTATATGGACTTAGTTTGGATGGACGTAACCTCACCCGTGGCTCAACATCTACATCAAATAGATATTCAAATTATGCTGATATTGCTCGTGGTATGAGTGGAGAGGTTGAGGCGCGATTAAGGCAGAAAATTGCAGACCAACAACAAACAATCAATTGCATCCTTGCACGTCAAAATAAAATGTTGGCCGCATTTGCTAATTATGCAAATATAGATTTGGACATGATGGATTTAGATGAAGATGATCCTTCCGTTGGTAATGGAACTCGTGGAAACAATGGAAATGATGGTACAAATGCCGATGAATAA
- the LOC123890566 gene encoding cation/calcium exchanger 2-like produces the protein MSQSKRLFFTLFLNTSFLLLFCVFLALHFESSEHVFLRNKTNNKVKNKNFIFSVSDDIDEDCKSFHSLSDYKAKCFYLKSNNPCVSQGYVDYLYLFYCKIGNFPFLGHTLLFLWLLVLFYLLANTASEYFCPSLDNLSKVLRLSPTIAGVTLLSLGNGANDVFATFVSFKGSGTQGIGFNTVLGGGSFVSCVVVGIISISVRHKGIRVKKSALIRDVCFLLFVLVCLFTIFISGEINVFVAIGFCLMYVVYVGVVYVSSSKRKGVCDEDAETETDYDDSRNGNCNDLGVPLLGYMEKGMINGAEECEFRIEKNCCNEKSSFCRILLYVLNMPLYLPRRLTIPVICEEKWSKLYAVSSAILSPLLLAFLWIPNNESFSSSSSLIVFGIGLLIGIILGVIAIITTESSNPPKKYLLPWLVAGFVMSVTWSYISAQELVGLLVSLGFICGVNPSILGLTVLAWGNSIGDLVTNLTMALNGGPEGVQIAISGCYAGPIFNTVIGLGLSLVTTTWCEYPSSIEIPKDPYLWETLAFLVIGLIWALVVLIRRDMKLDAMLGGGLLAIYFVSLILRLIQTLGSLQFKDMLV, from the coding sequence ATGTCACAATCCAAACGTTTGTTTTTCACTTTGTTCTTAAACACCTCGttccttttgttgttttgtgtttttcttgctCTTCACTTTGAATCCTCAGAACATGTTTTTCTTAGGAACAAAACCAACAACaaagtcaaaaacaaaaactttatcTTTAGTGTCAGTGATGATATTGATGAAGATTGTAAAAGTTTTCATAGCTTAAGTGATTATAAAGCTAAATGCTTTTACCTTAAATCAAACAACCCATGTGTCTCACAAGGCTATGTTGATTATCTTTACCTTTTCTAttgcaaaattggaaatttccCTTTTTTGGGTCATACCCTTTTGTTTCTATGGCTATTGGTTCTCTTCTATCTTCTAGCTAATACAGCTTCTGAATACTTTTGTCCTTCTCTTGATAATCTCTCCAAAGTTTTGAGACtttcaccaacaattgctggtGTCACTCTTCTCTCTCTTGGAAATGGTGCTAATGATGtttttgctacatttgtttctttCAAAGGTAGTGGAACACAAGGCATTGGTTTCAACACTGTTCTTGGTGGTGGTTCCTTTGTTTCATGTGTTGTTGTGGGAATTataagtatatcagttagacaTAAAGGGATTCGTGTTAAAAAATCGGCTTTGATAAGAGATGTTTGTTTTCTTCTCTTTGTTCTTGTTTGTTTGTTCACTATCTTCATTAGTGGTGAAATCAATGTTTTTGTGGCAATTGGTTTTTGTTTGATGTATGTGGTTTATGTTGGTGTTGTTTATGTCTCATCTAGTAAAAGAAAAGGTGTTTGCGATGAAGATGCTGAAACTGAAACTGATTATGATGATTCAAGGAATGGTAATTGCAATGATTTAGGTGTTCCTCTACTTGGTTATATGGAGAAAGGAATGATAAATGGTGCTGAAGAATGTGAGTTTAGAATTGAGAAGAATTGTTGCAATGAAAAATCATCATTTTGTAGAATTTTACTCTATGTTTTGAATATGCCACTTTACTTACCTAGAAGATTAACAATTCCTGTTatttgtgaagaaaaatggTCTAAGCTATATGCAGTTTCATCAGCTATATTATCACCACTTTTGTTAGCTTTTCTATGGATTCCAAACAATGAAAGTTTCTCAAGTTCATCAAGCTTAATAGTTTTTGGAATTGGATTATTGATTGGAATTATCTTAGGAGTAATAGCAATTATCACAACTGAGTCATCAAATCCACCAAAAAAGTACTTATTACCATGGCTAGTTGCAGGTTTTGTGATGAGTGTGACATGGAGTTACATTTCAGCTCAAGAATTAGTAGGATTGTTAGTTTCACTTGGTTTCATATGTGGTGTTAATCCATCAATACTTGGATTAACAGTACTTGCTTGGGGGAATTCAATTGGTGATTTAGTGACTAATTTGACAATGGCTTTAAATGGTGGACCAGAGGGGGTTCAAATAGCAATTTCAGGTTGTTATGCTGGTCCTATCTTCAACACAGTTATTGGATTAGGTTTATCTCTTGTTACCACAACTTGGTGTGAGTACCCTTCATCTATTGAGATACCTAAAGATCCATATTTGTGGGAAACATTGGCATTTTTGGTTATTGGATTGATTTGGGCACTTGTTGTTTTGATCAGAAGAGATATGAAGCTTGATGCAATGTTAGGTGGAGGACTATTAGCTATTTACTTTGTTTCTCTTATTCTTAGGCTTATTCAAACATTAGGGTCACTTCAATTTAAGGATATGTTAGTGTGA
- the LOC123892985 gene encoding protein PHOTOSYSTEM I ASSEMBLY 2, chloroplastic, producing the protein MASSPTLQIQMATSKFILSPNASALKIFFSPNNSINFGSNFKLHVLSSNNNGSASSCSSRGSASSLKKDENRRRSDLESLFCYDKAIPEEIIDKPVGLSLSEKAIGNNCRCTDCHAKGAVLCATCAGSGLYVDSIMESQGIIVKVRCLGCGGTGNIMCTECGGRGHLGPK; encoded by the exons atgGCTTCTTCACCTACTCTTCAAATTCAAATGGCAACATCAAAATTCATTCTTTCTCCAAACGCTTCAGCGTTGAAGATTTTCTTTAGTCCCAATAACAGCATAAATTTTGGGTCCAATTTCAAACTTCATGTTCTTTCCTCTAACAACAATGGTTCAGCTTCTAGCTGTTCTTCTCGTGGG TCTGCATCAAGTTTAAAGAAAGATGAGAACAGACGCAGAAGTGATCTTGAGTCTCTCTTCTGTTATGATAAAGCTATCCCAGAAGAAATAATTGACAAGCCTGTTGGGTTATCATTGTCCGAAAAAGCTATCGGTAACAATTGCCGGTGCACCGATTGCCATGCCAAAGGTGCTGTGCTTTGCGCCACTTGTGCCGGTTCTGGTCTATATGTTGACTCCATAATGGAAAGCCAGGGCATTATCGTTAAAGTTCGTTGCCTAG GTTGCGGAGGAACTGGCAATATAATGTGCACAGAATGCGGGGGACGAGGTCATCTGGGACCGAAATGA